In bacterium, the following proteins share a genomic window:
- a CDS encoding acyl-CoA desaturase, which translates to MLKTLLNRYERTADEQVKWISSIPFFLIHLLPLAAIWTGVSLQAALLCLSLFLIRMFFITAGYHRYFSHRAFKTSRAMQFVLALGGGMAAQKGALWWAAHHRHHHQFSDQPEDIHSPMKGFWWSHVGWIVCTKYEATDFEAIPDFARYPELVFLNRWHLLPPILLGAFCFLVGGWSGLWIGFFLSTALTYHATFAINSLTHLFGRRRYATTDTSRNSLIMALITFGEGWHNNHHHYQASANMGFYWWEIDISYYVLLAMKRLGLVWDLRRPPQAALESKRIENGNPDIGMLVLQEPVAS; encoded by the coding sequence ATGCTGAAGACGCTCCTGAACAGGTACGAACGCACCGCAGACGAACAGGTAAAGTGGATTTCCAGTATTCCATTCTTCCTGATCCACCTGCTGCCCCTGGCCGCAATCTGGACGGGCGTCTCCTTGCAAGCCGCCCTGTTGTGCCTCTCCCTGTTCTTGATTCGCATGTTCTTCATCACGGCGGGGTACCACCGTTACTTCTCTCATCGCGCCTTCAAGACGAGTCGGGCGATGCAATTCGTCCTCGCGCTCGGAGGCGGGATGGCGGCCCAGAAGGGAGCCCTTTGGTGGGCCGCCCATCACAGGCATCACCACCAATTCTCGGATCAGCCCGAAGACATCCATTCGCCCATGAAGGGCTTCTGGTGGAGCCACGTCGGCTGGATCGTATGCACGAAGTACGAGGCAACCGATTTCGAAGCGATCCCCGATTTCGCACGCTATCCGGAACTCGTGTTCTTGAACCGGTGGCACCTGCTTCCGCCGATCCTGCTGGGCGCGTTCTGTTTCCTGGTTGGCGGATGGAGCGGTCTGTGGATCGGCTTCTTTCTCTCGACCGCGCTGACCTATCACGCGACGTTCGCGATCAATTCCCTGACCCATCTGTTCGGGCGACGCCGCTACGCGACGACCGATACGAGTCGGAACTCGCTGATCATGGCGCTGATCACCTTTGGTGAGGGATGGCATAACAATCACCACCACTACCAGGCCTCCGCCAATATGGGCTTCTACTGGTGGGAAATCGACATCTCCTACTACGTCCTCCTGGCCATGAAGCGTCTCGGCCTCGTCTGGGATCTGCGCCGACCGCCCCAGGCGGCCTTGGAATCCAAGAGAATCGAGAACGGCAATCCCGATATCGGGATGCTCGTACTGCAGGAGCCGGTCGCGAGCTAG